GTGATCACACCAATTCTTCCCAAGTTAGCACCTCCAGTCCCCATACACAGGTTACTGGTATCAAACAATGTAGTCGGTTATTTTGCCTGTCTCCAAATCAATCTGAATGGTGTCATTCACCTTGATGAGGGGATGAGGGTAGACAATAGTAGGAACATCATGGGTCACCTGGTGTGGAATTCCTTTTGTGCTCACAAAGATCTTTCTCACTTTGCACAACCTGTACTTGGCCTCCTCAAGTCTAATACGACGAACAGCAAAGCGACCCTTGGTGTCATAGATCAGATGGAAGTTCTCTTCAGTCTTGTGATGCGATGACATCCATAACCCCAGTAGCATTGGTTATGTTGGTCTTGACTTTGTCATCAATCTTTATGAAGCATGGCATGCAAATCTTTTTTACTTCATCTCTAGTCAGGGCATAAAGTCTGTTCCTTAGGAAAATGATCAGGAGCAGACATTCCCTCAGCTTGTGAGGACCAGTAGATGGATGAGGAGCAAACAAATGAGTCAATTTATCCAGCAACCAATGTTTTGGAGCTGCTACACAGTTCTGATGTTTCTTGGGACCACGAGCCATGGCTGggctgggaacagaaagagaCTCACCCCTGTTCCAATGAATGAAGAAATTAGGGTCAGAGGCATCAAACCATTTTCTCAAGACACGTTTGTCAGCAGAATGGGAACTGGTGGTTTGATAGGCTGATGGGTCTTATCTAAAGCACAGTGCTCCAGCAGCCACTGACCCCGCTGACTACTGTGGTACATCTTGCTGGTCCTTACCTGAAGGGACAGCCCCTAGCAGCCTTTTAATGAACTTGGTCAACTTCCTTCCAAGTTCCAAAGCTTGCATGGAGGCAAAGAGGGGCAGGCAACAGATGCCACCTGGGTCCTTTCTTTGCCCAGTTCAGAGGAGTGGACCTGCCAGCCTGAGCATGGCTGACCACATGTTCAGCTTCCATCTAAGCCTTTGTTCAACGCATGGGACTGGGGAGGGCCGTTCTCTGGTCCTTGACACCATGGCTCACCCACTCTGTAAGCCTCCCATTGATGGTGGCCAGCCTGGCCTTGGAAGATGGCCACTCCTTCCTTAGAGAGTTCTGGAAATAAAACTTGTTTCCCCATCATGGGGAGCTGTGATCAGTCAAGAATGCCCTTCGGCCATTAGAGTCAGAACACTTGTGGTGTGTAGAGTGCTGAACCCATATTTCTAGATGGGTTAAGCAGCCACGGTCAGGGAGGCCCCGTGCTTATGCAGCATCCCTGAAGCCGTCACCTGTTCTGACTGTGTGAATTTATGTGGGACATGGTCACTTGGCTGCTGCAGGCTTTGCTCTGAGCCATGAGTTCATATTTACTTTTTAGCTGTTGGCGTTGAGGGTGACAGGATGAGTTTGTGGAGTTCCTGAGTAAGACAGGCTGGCTTGGCTTTCCTGCCTTCTGTAATACTCTGCCCTTGTTCACCTGGGTACCTGGCATGCTCTAACAGCGCTATCCAGCAGATACAGCCCACCTGGGCAATCTACTGTGCCAGGTTGAAATTGGAAAAACATAACTAGGCTTTCCACTAGAGCTGTTTGGATGTAGCTGAAGGGTATCCCCAGAGTCTGTCTTGGGAGCCTGGTCCTCGGTGGCACTGAGGGGTGGGGTGCGATGATGGTCAGAACTAACTCCTTTTTATCTCAGAGATTCCCTCCCCCCATGTGACCTCGTTCCAGGCCGCTATCCACCACAGTGTGACACACTTGGTGGGGGACCATGACACAGAACTGGGGCTGTGTTGCTGGGCTGTCAGCCTCCAGAGCCATGAACTATATATAAATCCCTTCGTTAGCGCCTGGCCTTGGGTTCTTCATTATAGGAACAGAAAACATGCTGACACAGTATATGTAGGATACAGTCACGTCACTGGGTTGaactggctgtttctaatgttcCCTAGTTGGATGCGGTTAGTTACTTTCATGTGAGCAATGGATGAAGTGTTAGAGCCTATCATTGCCAATAGCAATTAACACCACATTACGTAATCCATTTTTAAACTTCACACCTATACTCAGTTATGTTCCCCGCCTCTGTGCCCCATTAGCTCCACACGGGAACCTGCATGCTggctttgcctctgcctctttagtcCAGGCCATGCAAACAGCTGCCTATTGGGGCCTTAGATCATAAACACGGATTCTTCCCAGTGTTGGGGGCTGGAAGTCAGCTAAGCTGAGGGGCAGTCAGTCACGTGGGGTATATCCAGGGTTCTGGATGGAGCACCACTCCTGGCCACAGACCACATTCCAGCATGGAAGGGGGCTACAGTGTGACTGGAGTCGCCAATCCCATCGTGAGGCTCCACCTGGCTGACTTGATCACCCCATCACACCCACACACTAGGATTGGGGGAGGGCCACCAACAGCTTGGACTCAGCCCAGAGCTCATGACTGCTGAACACAGGGCTTTTCTGGCTGATGATCGAAAACCTCCCCAACACACAGCAAGCGTGGACACTCAGACCAGCTTTTATGGTCATGTTTTCTTATAGGAACGTATTGTACATCGAATACATCCCTTACCACCTTCCTCCACCTCacttttccctcctctccctccaatCAATCCCCTTTGTTcccctagatcagtggttctcagtctccctaatgctgtgaccctttaacacacctcattgtggtgacccccaaccataaaactatttttgttttcataaacaaaatattttgtattcatcagtgtaattttgctactgttgtgaattgtaatgtaagaaatctgtgttttccaatggtcttaggcgagCCCTGTGGAAGGGTGGTTCAACCCCCTgggggggtcacaacccacagattgagaaccactaccaTAGACCATTGATTTCTGTTTGCATGTAATCCACATGTACACGATTTTCTGAAACCATATAACATCTAGGGACttcaaatgggaagaaatctacaGTATTTGTCTTACAGAGAATTGGCTGGGTTCACTGATGTGATTGTTCCCAGGGTCGGCCGTTTCCTTAAAAACAACCTGACTTTGTTCTTTGTGCCTGGATAAAGTTCAGGCTGTGCACACTCAAACCCTCTCTCTGTCCACGCCTGTTGATGGGCACCTGGGCTATGAAGAACAGTCTAGAACACACTGTTGTGCAGATGCTTCAGCTAAATGTCCCccaattcttttctttcctaaaagagtatttttttcattgtgagtgtctatgcttgtgtgtgtggcgggggagttATGCACATGAGTATAGTCCAGAACagagcattggatcctctggaggtggagttacaggccagTGTAAGCATTTGAtggcagtgctgggaactgaattcgggcttctggaagagtaaccagtgagtgctcttaaacactgagccatccctccagctctgtAACCATTATgtcttgtcttagttacttttctacggCCCTGGCAAAataccaagacaacttataaaagaaagcatctaattgaggagctcacagttccagatggTTAAGTCCACAAccatcatgaaggggagcatggcagcaggcaggcagacatggccctggaacagtagctgagagcttatatcatGGTCCAGAAacatgagacagagagagctaaTGGAGAATGATGTGGGCTTTTAAAATCTCAGAGCCCACCCAGTAGcatcctcctccaacaagaccacacgccctcatccttcccaaacagtctgccatctggggaccaaacattcaaacatatgagtccaTGGGGGCTGTCCTCATTCAAGCCACCtcatttcttgttgtttgtttttgttctggctgtgttttctctgtctcttgtgaCTGAATTGGCATGCTTGGTCTCAGTGAGGTATCCACTCTGTTTATTATCTTTTTCCTTCTATGTCTGGAGGAACCTGCTGTGTTTGTCCTTAAAGCCATTGTGTGGAAGCTCTGTGGTGATAATTTGTTCTTCCCTGCCTCCAAGGGGAATTTTAAACCCAGCTGCTTGGGGTACATTTCCTTGCATACTTCCCATAGTCTGTTTTGGAATGTGGGAAATCATAGTTTGTCTTACTTGGCAGCAAGGGAAAAGCTATTTAACCACTTTGTGCCAGGTTCTCCTTATCTGTTTAAATAGAAGCTATTCTAGGTGATATGACGGTGGGTAAATATTGAATTAGTTACTTTTATCCTAGTGGTAACAACCTAAGGGTTTACTCTGGCTTCTCACTGGAGAGGGCTTCAGTCATCATGATGGGTAAAACAGGTGGTGCTCACAAGAGCAGAGACATGTGGTCCCTCATGTCTCCTCATGCCTCCTCACCAGGAAGCACAGAGCTCAGGACCAAAGCAGAGTCTATCTGGAACCCTCAAGCCTCACCCCTGCAGAACCCTCAAGCCTCACCCCTGCCACCCTACATCTGCCCACTAGGTCATGTATCCAGTGGGTTTCACAACtttcccaaaacagcaccacgGGTGGGTGGGCATCAAATGTCGAAACACGGGGGCCTAAGAGGACATTCCAGTCAGTGACATTCCACCCTGGTCCCTGTTGGCTGATGGCCATCCCTCAGAGTCATCAAATTCAAACTTCTTCATAGTCCCTCAACAGTCTCAACATTTAAAAGTCCCAAGTCCCTTTTGAAACGCAAGACAGTCATTTAACTATGAGCCCCTATAAAAGTCAAACCGTGCTTGCATCTGCCAATGTGGTCATATTTCCAATCCGAGCAGGAGGAATGGAGACAAAGACCACCGAAAGCAGAACCCACCAGGGCACACTCCTTCAGCCCCGAGCCCAGGACCGCAGCCTCGTCATTGCCGGGGCCCCAGTGCCGTGAGCAGCTTTGCCCACAGCTCTACTGCCTGTGGCACACATCTCTTTCTTTGAAAAGCCCCACCCCATGCCTCAACAGATTTCAGGCTTCCCAGCATCTCCCACATGCCGGGGTCCCCATTACAGATTCTAGGGCTTCTCTAGGTCCCCATGACTACTTAGGCTTCACCTTTGCTGCTTCCTGCACCGTCCATACAAGCTCACGGCGGGACTCTGGCCTTCCACACGGTGCCTGCCCTCAGAGGCTGGCTGGGACCTTGGCACATGCTCCGTGACATCGCAACCCTCATACTCTGCATGCCTAAAGTCACAGCACTGCATGGACAATGACAGCAGGCTGTGTTCTCAGCTTCAGACCTAGCCTGGCCCTCTTTCCCTACAGCCCAAGCAGACTCTTGTAGCGCAGGGGAATCTAGACGGTCTTGTTGGATGGAACAAGCTGCCCTAGAGTGGACACACGTTCACTCTTGAGCTATCGGTTCTATTGCCCCAGTTTACCGTGCGGAGTTTTCCCTTATTTGCACTGATCTCTTCAGCAGTTGCCACTCACTCCTGTTGGCATTGGCTACATCGACAGCTGCTTTGTTGGCGACTTCAAATTCTCTCCCACACCTTTCCCCCATTGAACTGTGTGTTCTCCACATCTCCCTGCTCTGCTTTCTGTTCAGAACTCTCACTGTAAACCTGGAGAAAGGCGGTGAGCATCAACCATGCCACAGACTCGATGCTAGGCTATCTTTAAAATTCCTTCCATCAGAAGAATTAGTCCAATAGTTTCTAACTCAGTCCCATTCAATAGTCTGAGACACGGGCAGAATGTGGCCAGCTTCTTTGACAGGCTGTAATCCTGAATGGTCTTGAGCCCAGGTCTCAGGGGAGCCCTATTTGAAATGTCGAGCGTCAGGTCTGCACGGTCTGCCTGATCTCTGATCATGTGAACCGCCAccagaatggcccattaagctcaGTTCACAATAGTCCAGgactcttccacattcctcccatGCACCTGTCCAAAGGCCTGAACACACGGTCAGATGCACCACAACAGTGCCACCCCAGTCTGGTTTTCTATGGAGTTCTTTTCTCACAATCATGAGGGAATGCCCAGCTCAAGGAGGATGGACCTATCTGGGCTCATGCCTCGAGAGGGCACGGCTCAAGAGGGTACACTGAGTCCCAGCAGGAGCAGCACACGATCATGCATTTCACATCTTAGGGATCaaagggcaggaactccagccaGGACAGTCAGCCTGTGGTCCCTCAAGCTACTCCCTTGCCCCCACCATGACCTTCAACCACCAGCTAGGCCCTGTGTTCAAACAACACAACCAACTGTGggtcaagtgttcaaacacacagtTAACCTCTTGGAGACAGTCACACTCAAATCACTACAGACAGGATGTGCTGAGAATACTGCCAGGCACACAGTGGTTCCCAGGTCATTCCATGCACCATCCTTGTCCCTGCCATCACCATGGTAAGGACTATTTGTCTGAGCTCACTGAATCTGTCATTCAAGTCTGTGCACTGTGATGTCCTGCTCTCGGGTCATGGCACCAAGCTCCCTGTGTCCCACTGAGGACAAATGTTGCTGCTCCCTACCTAAGGTTGCTGGCCCCTTGCTCACACTCCTTGGGACACTGCTAGGTGAGTCTCACAGCGAGCTGAGTCTGTGGTGTCACCTGTGGGTGGCCACAGAGGGTTATGGCTAACAGTTATGGAGCATGGAATGCATTGAATGTGCAGAAAAACCCAATGACCTAAGCCATAATAAAAGCTGCAGAAGGCCTATGCCCCGGGGACATCATGTCCTGAGTTCCTCAGGGAACGAGCATGTTCTCTGATGAGGGTCTTGAGCTCTGTGCACTGCTCCGGCACTGTCTCAGAGTCTCATGGATGTTTTATACTGGTGGCTTCTGCTTCCCTCTGACCTCACCATGACCCAACAGGTGCCCTGGAGGACTACTGGGTGCTCAGAATCTCTCTTCATCTGGCCCCCTGTGAACGTGGACGGAACAGTTCCTCGGACAGGCAACTCAGTTGTTAGTGGAGGGTCCCCTCACCCACAGACACCAGACATGCTTGTTATCATCCGGATTCTTGGTTTGACATTTCACTGGACCCCAGAACAGCGTGGGAAGTTCTGGTGACAATGGCCTTGCTCACCCCTTGCCTCACATCCGCCAAGAACTCTAAGGAGGCCTCCGTTCTGTGAGAGACTCCACTGTGTGAGGGCCGGACATTGTCTTCCTGCCCACAGTGCTACTCTGCAGCTGACAAGAGAGGGTGAGAGGGCCCTGGAATGCAGGAGAGGTATGCCTGGGATGAGTATCTGggatcagggccagctctccccagCTCACCTCCCTGGCACAGGCCATCCAGGATGATAAGTGAACTCCGTGTGACCTTAGTCCATGCCTGCCTCCCGTAGCCTATATGTTCACCCCAGCCTCAGGTTTTGACCCAGGACTAGGGACCCTGTGTTCCAGGAGGACATTGGCTTATGGCTAGGTCGGACTCAGTGTGGTCTCTAAACGCCTAGGAGCCCACTTCAGTGACCGTCTTCATCTCCAAGAGGCCCTTGGCTGGCTGCCTACAACTGACCCATCCTTGTACCATGGAGACATCATTGGACATCCTCCCTGCCTGCTCCAAAACAGGATGCCTGCCTCCTCTTTCCTAGTCACAGGCCAGCCAGGTCACACCACTAAGGTCAGAGGCAGGGAACACAGAGTGCATCCTCAGAGCCAAGCGTCATCTCCAAAATCCTGACAAGTGGCCACCAGGTAGAGAGTGTAGAACACCAGGGAGACTGTGTTCCAGGGGTCCCACAGCCACAGGCCCGAGCAGAGTGATCAGCACAACAGTTTATGACTGAGTTCCGCAGAGCACCCTCCAGACtgaacaaggaagaggaagggcccAGAGCCTCCTGCAGCAAAACACGCCTGGGGGATAaaagcccagagcccagagcacctcacacacactcactcaacaCTCACACACAGCCACTCAACAcactcccagctcccatccaacCTCGCCATGGCCACttccaccatgtctgtctgctctgACGCCTGCACCAACTCCTCCTGGCAGGTGGACGACTGCCCAGAGAGCTGCTGTGAGCCCAGCTGCTGTgcccccagctgctgccagcccagctgctgccagtCCAGCTGCTGTGCCCCAGCCCCCTGCCTGACCCTCATCTGCACCCCAGTGAGCTGTGTGTCCAGCCCCTGCTGCCAATCTTCCTGCACACCCTCATGTTGCCAGCAGTCTAGCTGCCAGCCAGGTTGCTGCACTTGCTCCCCCTGCCAACAGTCCTGCTGTGTGCCTGTCCGCTGCACACCTGTCTGCTGCAAACCGGTCTGCTGTGTCTCCATCTGCTCTGGCTGCCAGCCTGCTtgctccccctgctccccctGCAAGCCATcctgctgtgtgcctgtctgCTGCAAGCCAGTCTGCTGTGAGCCTGTCTGCTGCGGGGCTTCCCCCTCATGCTGCTGACTGTCTAGTTGTGAGCCTGATTGCCACCTGTCTTCCCTGACCCATGGTCCTGCTGGGTGTTCTGGGCCCACCCATCCTTACCCTTCCTCCACCAGCCCAGCCAGGTCTGGAGCCTGAGTGTCCCCCAgctactctcctgcctcagctcctggaaGTGCTGGCTGCTCCTCCTCACCCACTCCCAATCTGGCTGGCTTGATCCTGCTATGTGCTGTGTTATTCTTGGCCTCTGAGCATCAATAAAACCTCCTCTGTCCCATTCCATCTCTGTAGTAACTGTCATACAGAAAACTGGTTCTGAGGCCTGCACCTGGCTCTGTGCTCTGCACCTGGCTTTGGGGCCTGCACCTGGCTCTGTGGTCTGTACCTCTCTTTAGGGCCTGCGCCTGGTTCTGGGCTCTGCACCTGGCTTTGTGCTCTACACCTGGCTCTGGTTTTTGTACCTGGCTCTGGGCTCTTGCACCTGGCTCTGGGACCTGTACCTGGCTCTGGGGCCTGCACCTGGCTCCTGGGCCTGCATCTAGTTCTGagctctgcctctggctcctaggCCTGCACCTGCCCTTTGACTATgtacctggctctgggctttGCACCTGGCTCTGTGAGGCCTGCACCTGACTCTGGACCTGTGCCCATCCACTGTCTCTGTATCAGCATCTGTGAGGTGTGGGAGGGTCCTCAAATATGATCTGGAGTTCCTGTCCCCTCATTCTGTGCTCTGCTGCTGGCCACTTCTAGATCTTCTGGGCAGCAGAAACTGCACACTGGTCCTCACTCTGAGCAGCACTTGGGCTCTGAATAAAGCACCCTACCCCACTGCCCATGTCcaccattctgtgtgtgtgtagtgaaaaTCAGGAAACTGTGGCCTCTGGCCTAGCACCCAGAGGATCCACTGTCGGGGAGTGTGGGCATCCTGTTTTTCTGCCAAGCATGTGCTTGGGGAGGCTAAGTGAGCACCAGAATGCCTCTGGCAGCCCACTTATGGATGGAGGCTGAGGCATGGTGTACAATGGGATGGGGATGGCCATAAGCCGGAGTGGCTACAGCAACCCAGAGTGGTAAGGGAATGTACCCACAGGAGACAGAAGGACATGATGTTCGAATGTGGGCAAACGTGACCTCACCATTACTGAGGAACATTAAGAATTGTCTCCtggagccgggcatggtggcacatgcctttaatcccagcactcaggaggcagaggcaggtggatctctgtgagttcgaggccagcctgggctatagagggagttcccagacaggctctaaagctacacagaggaaagaaTTGTCTCCTGGAAGTGCAAGGGCAGTGCAAAGGGAACGAACTGGTCAGGGAGAGGAAGGCAGTGTCTCCAGGGACTCCTGAGTCCACTTAGCAGCCGGGGCACCTAAGATGAGGCCACCTCATCATGGACACATTACCCTGGTGTCATGTGACAAGGAAGACAGCCTCCCATGGTGGCCTTTGCCAGGTGCCTCCATGTTCTGCTGCCTGGGGGACCAACCTCAGCAGTGCAGGGCTCGAAGGGAATTCATGGAGTGGGTGCACtatgacttttttatctgaggagGTAAGGGAAAAGACAcccacacactctcttgatggttttctTAAGaccttttcttcattcttcttttgttttctgattctgtattctatctatttatttttctactacAACTGTATAACCCCAACAATAtagaaattacaatgtggttac
The sequence above is drawn from the Onychomys torridus chromosome 18, mOncTor1.1, whole genome shotgun sequence genome and encodes:
- the LOC118569535 gene encoding keratin-associated protein 10-8-like, with product MATSTMSVCSDACTNSSWQVDDCPESCCEPSCCAPSCCQPSCCQSSCCAPAPCLTLICTPVSCVSSPCCQSSCTPSCCQQSSCQPGCCTCSPCQQSCCVPVRCTPVCCKPVCCVSICSGCQPACSPCSPCKPSCCVPVCCKPVCCEPVCCGASPSCC